One genomic segment of Nitrospiria bacterium includes these proteins:
- the cutA gene encoding divalent-cation tolerance protein CutA codes for MANELVVLITAPSYREARAIGKRLVEEKLAACANIIPRVESVFFWQGRIRQERETLMILKTQRSVLERLMKRVKSLHSYSVPEIIALPIARGSKEYLRWVRETTR; via the coding sequence TTGGCGAACGAGCTGGTTGTTTTGATCACGGCCCCGTCTTACCGGGAAGCCCGCGCGATCGGGAAACGACTGGTCGAGGAAAAACTGGCCGCCTGCGCCAATATCATTCCGCGGGTCGAGTCGGTCTTCTTCTGGCAGGGCCGGATTCGTCAAGAGCGGGAAACCCTGATGATTCTCAAAACGCAACGGTCCGTATTGGAACGTCTCATGAAGCGGGTAAAATCCCTCCATAGTTATTCTGTTCCGGAAATCATCGCCCTGCCGATTGCCCGAGGCTCGAAAGAGTATCTCCGTTGGGTTCGTGAAACGACACGGTAG
- the pilQ gene encoding type IV pilus secretin PilQ encodes MKRGRHGTAGKMVWVLIALCWVTGHSIAPAAVTGQGTINVVKESNDADGAIFSMEFRDADLKDVLRALGQEEGLNVIIAEDVNGRLTLSFQRVLAREAFEAILKINNLISFRDGTIVRVIRSPFADGANNLTTEIIPVNFGDAKINADSVRDLLSKQGTLAVDTRTNSLVVRDLPDNVAKIESILKNLDTRTPQVLIEARIVEASTNFTRELGIQWGGNFTNQTTRGNYQVTGATSNTGATGLTALPLTGGVGLSGNNFIVNLPAAVAQGAGGAVGFTFGNVASTRQLDLQLSALEDTGQGRILSNPRVLTMDNKEALISSGTEIFIQSAVLSGATTTGSTTGTAGATGTTGVGGVTKIDAKLELTVRPHITPDNQVVMHVKAEKKEPDYNREVQGIPPLNTRTAETDLLVKDGETIVIGGIYTRNESLDENGIPFLSRIPILGWLFKHQSKVDNQSELMVFITPSIYKGQ; translated from the coding sequence ATGAAGAGGGGGCGTCACGGAACAGCGGGTAAGATGGTTTGGGTCCTGATCGCGTTGTGTTGGGTGACCGGCCATTCCATCGCTCCTGCCGCCGTGACCGGTCAAGGGACGATTAATGTTGTCAAGGAGTCCAACGACGCGGACGGGGCCATCTTTAGCATGGAGTTTCGGGACGCAGATCTGAAAGATGTTCTCAGGGCTTTGGGGCAGGAGGAAGGTCTCAACGTCATCATTGCGGAGGATGTCAACGGCCGTCTGACTTTGAGTTTCCAGCGGGTTCTCGCGCGGGAAGCGTTTGAGGCCATTCTGAAGATCAACAACCTGATCTCGTTCCGGGATGGCACGATCGTCCGCGTTATCAGGTCGCCCTTTGCGGATGGCGCAAACAACCTGACCACCGAAATCATTCCGGTCAACTTCGGCGATGCCAAGATCAACGCCGACTCCGTCCGGGATCTTTTGAGCAAGCAAGGGACTCTTGCGGTCGATACGCGGACCAATTCGCTGGTTGTCCGCGATCTCCCGGACAACGTGGCCAAGATCGAGTCGATCCTGAAAAACCTCGATACCCGCACCCCGCAGGTCCTGATCGAAGCGCGCATTGTCGAGGCCAGTACGAATTTTACCCGGGAACTCGGCATCCAATGGGGCGGAAATTTTACCAACCAGACGACGCGGGGGAACTATCAGGTGACCGGTGCCACGTCCAATACCGGTGCCACGGGTTTAACGGCCCTCCCGTTGACCGGGGGAGTGGGATTGAGCGGCAACAACTTTATAGTCAATCTTCCCGCGGCCGTGGCCCAAGGGGCGGGCGGAGCGGTCGGATTCACCTTTGGAAACGTAGCCAGCACCCGTCAGTTGGATTTGCAGCTGTCGGCCTTGGAGGATACCGGTCAAGGACGCATCCTATCCAATCCGCGGGTGCTGACCATGGACAATAAAGAGGCCTTGATTTCAAGCGGGACGGAGATCTTTATCCAGAGCGCGGTTCTGAGCGGGGCGACCACCACGGGGTCCACGACCGGAACGGCCGGAGCGACCGGAACCACGGGCGTCGGCGGCGTGACCAAGATCGATGCCAAGCTGGAGCTAACCGTGAGGCCTCATATCACACCGGACAATCAGGTGGTGATGCATGTGAAGGCCGAAAAGAAAGAACCGGATTACAACCGGGAGGTTCAGGGCATTCCACCCCTGAACACCCGGACGGCTGAGACGGATCTGCTGGTCAAGGACGGGGAAACGATCGTCATCGGCGGCATCTATACACGGAATGAATCCCTGGATGAAAACGGAATTCCGTTCTTGTCCCGTATCCCGATCCTGGGATGGTTGTTCAAGCATCAAAGCAAAGTGGATAATCAAAGCGAGCTCATGGTTTTTATTACGCCGTCGATATACAAAGGGCAATGA
- the pilO gene encoding type 4a pilus biogenesis protein PilO, with translation MPLNDYLAKLDLTKLSMRERALAILTIAAVVFIYFGYFVAPMVRSAKDLSAQKVSLKAEMDQGTAQIPLLRKRADELRQSAQGKETSAELAGKAGDLFPGGSRLSELLEEMTRLARLRQIEFVSIRPDSIEDKGAYLQLTLQIDVQSRFRELGDYLLMLENLPRAVVVKEIKVETRTDISPSVLAHLKTITYLGKE, from the coding sequence GTGCCTCTGAACGATTATCTTGCAAAGCTTGACCTGACCAAGCTCTCGATGCGCGAGCGCGCTCTCGCGATTTTGACCATCGCCGCCGTTGTATTCATTTATTTCGGGTATTTCGTCGCTCCGATGGTCCGGAGCGCCAAAGATCTGTCGGCGCAGAAAGTTTCTCTCAAAGCCGAAATGGATCAGGGAACGGCGCAGATTCCCTTGCTCCGGAAGCGGGCCGACGAGCTTCGGCAATCGGCTCAGGGGAAAGAGACCAGTGCCGAGCTGGCGGGGAAAGCGGGGGATCTTTTCCCGGGAGGAAGCCGCCTGTCGGAGTTGCTGGAAGAGATGACCCGGCTGGCCCGTCTCCGGCAGATCGAGTTTGTTTCGATTCGTCCGGATTCCATCGAGGATAAAGGGGCCTATCTCCAGCTCACGCTCCAGATCGACGTCCAGTCGCGGTTTCGCGAACTGGGAGATTATCTGCTCATGTTGGAGAACTTGCCGCGAGCCGTGGTCGTAAAGGAGATCAAAGTCGAAACACGAACCGACATCAGCCCGTCCGTCTTGGCGCATTTGAAAACGATAACGTATTTGGGAAAAGAGTGA
- a CDS encoding PilN domain-containing protein, translating to MKSYINLIAPEILFEEKPFSFKQRAIPVSVATGAVVLVVFSLGYWWKVSTMKKEVQELTIQRDKTQQELARLNGEIASLSAGAQAGQGVAAEQLAAMRDLLKNRILWSDVVREVSLLVPDDVWLTRLESTDSKSGGFMPPSTEAGLHFAGMAQSQAAINRFIAALEHSPRYGYVSLIYAQKEPGEGAQGMSFELTASLH from the coding sequence ATGAAATCTTATATCAATTTGATCGCGCCGGAGATTCTATTTGAGGAGAAACCTTTTTCCTTCAAACAGAGGGCCATTCCGGTGAGCGTGGCCACCGGCGCCGTCGTCTTGGTCGTTTTTTCTTTAGGCTATTGGTGGAAAGTTAGCACGATGAAAAAAGAAGTTCAGGAGCTCACGATTCAGCGGGACAAGACTCAGCAAGAGTTGGCCCGGCTCAATGGAGAGATTGCAAGCTTGTCGGCGGGGGCGCAGGCAGGGCAAGGGGTCGCGGCGGAGCAGCTCGCGGCCATGAGGGACCTTCTGAAGAACCGCATCCTTTGGTCGGATGTTGTGCGGGAAGTGAGCCTCCTTGTTCCGGACGATGTCTGGCTGACGCGCCTGGAAAGCACGGATTCGAAGTCCGGAGGATTTATGCCTCCGTCAACGGAAGCCGGACTTCATTTTGCCGGCATGGCTCAGTCCCAGGCCGCCATCAACCGGTTTATTGCGGCTCTCGAACACTCTCCCCGTTACGGGTATGTTTCATTGATCTACGCTCAAAAAGAACCCGGAGAGGGCGCGCAAGGCATGAGTTTTGAGTTGACGGCGAGTTTACACTAA
- the pilM gene encoding type IV pilus assembly protein PilM, which translates to MGSSLLSWVMPKRHLLGLDIGRSAIKVVHLASTRKGLVLKHAGLTELPPADPSAQPGPEESAPLALHDVFKEGRLKRQKIAINFGGRNPIIRYILLPKMPKDELAEAVRWEAKKLIPFPVEDAVLDYLVVGEVQERDLKRTEVLLVATERAAVMNQLGAFKRINLPITAMDVNPLALFNTVKLNYKSDLDENLVFVDIGAEKMDINISKRGVLRFTRNVQLGGQEITRAIAQGLGIEREEAEQLKRDKGLSGAKPSEGAAAPSKDQDGRRLEIIKAEVDRMVLETQRSMDYYRAQFREGSVKKIVLMGGVGLMPGFQEYFASYFDANVELDDPFAEIICEESAFREIRLLAPRFSTGVGLALRTTDA; encoded by the coding sequence ATGGGATCGTCTTTGCTTTCCTGGGTCATGCCGAAGCGGCATCTTCTGGGGTTGGACATCGGCCGGAGCGCGATCAAGGTCGTTCATCTGGCTTCCACGCGAAAGGGTCTCGTTCTAAAGCATGCCGGGCTGACCGAGCTCCCGCCCGCCGACCCAAGCGCTCAACCGGGTCCGGAGGAGAGCGCCCCCTTGGCCCTTCATGACGTTTTTAAAGAAGGCCGGCTCAAACGACAAAAGATCGCGATCAATTTCGGCGGGCGCAACCCCATCATCCGGTACATTTTGCTGCCGAAGATGCCCAAGGATGAGTTGGCGGAGGCGGTCCGATGGGAGGCCAAGAAACTGATCCCGTTTCCGGTCGAGGATGCCGTTCTGGATTATCTCGTTGTCGGAGAAGTCCAGGAGCGCGACCTCAAGCGAACCGAGGTGTTGCTGGTCGCGACCGAACGGGCCGCCGTGATGAACCAACTCGGGGCCTTCAAGAGGATCAACCTGCCGATTACGGCGATGGACGTGAATCCGCTGGCGCTCTTCAATACCGTCAAATTGAATTACAAATCGGACCTGGATGAAAACCTCGTCTTTGTGGATATCGGCGCCGAAAAAATGGATATCAATATCTCGAAGCGGGGCGTCTTGCGGTTCACGCGGAATGTTCAGCTCGGAGGCCAGGAAATCACCCGGGCCATCGCGCAGGGGTTGGGGATCGAACGGGAAGAAGCGGAACAACTGAAGCGGGACAAGGGACTCTCCGGCGCCAAGCCCAGCGAAGGAGCCGCCGCGCCCTCCAAGGATCAAGACGGCCGGCGGCTCGAAATCATCAAGGCCGAGGTGGACCGGATGGTCCTGGAAACACAACGCTCCATGGATTACTACCGGGCCCAGTTCCGCGAGGGGTCGGTCAAAAAGATCGTGTTGATGGGCGGCGTCGGCCTCATGCCCGGATTCCAGGAATACTTCGCGTCCTATTTCGATGCCAATGTGGAATTGGACGATCCGTTTGCCGAAATAATCTGCGAGGAATCGGCCTTCCGGGAGATCCGGCTGTTGGCACCCCGATTCTCGACCGGTGTGGGACTGGCCTTGAGAACGACGGACGCATGA
- a CDS encoding MerR family transcriptional regulator, translating into MKTADILKKVDIPRHKLYYLEQKGYINPRRVPMGDLEAREYSEEDILKIKLIWKYLKRGFKHKTAYRKAIDEMKAGGALVRRAS; encoded by the coding sequence ATGAAAACCGCCGACATTCTTAAAAAAGTCGATATTCCCCGACACAAACTCTACTATCTGGAGCAAAAGGGGTACATCAACCCCCGCCGCGTTCCGATGGGGGATCTGGAGGCTCGGGAATATTCGGAAGAGGACATTCTAAAGATCAAGCTGATCTGGAAGTACCTTAAACGGGGCTTCAAACATAAAACGGCCTATCGGAAAGCGATTGACGAGATGAAGGCGGGCGGCGCGTTGGTCCGCAGGGCGTCTTAA